In one Campylobacter insulaenigrae NCTC 12927 genomic region, the following are encoded:
- a CDS encoding anaerobic C4-dicarboxylate transporter family protein: MDIIFILQLFIIFSMIAIGGRYGSIGLGVSGGLGMCILVLVFGMQPASLPVNVVFIILSVITCVSVLQSAGGLDLLVKIAERALKKKPQAIVFIGPLITSTFTIFCGTTYVAFSVYPVIAEVAAQAKIRPERPLSVSVIAAGIAVVASPMSAATAGMVAILAASGVGLVQILVVIMPAFLIGVMCACLSVFKRGKELEQDEEFKRKIMAGEYQFLAPEIQETKQKIDPKVKRALIIFSLGILTIIFFGTFTNLLPHYKLAGGEIERLSTPNLIQMIMLATACFIMLFARIPANKLTEASVFKSGLIGVVGVFGIAWMTGTFFEAYKPLFSDSLSHVVRDYPYLFGLALFAFSMVIFSPSATVAALMPLGVSLGIPPHILVVLYPCVSGDFIVPGANQIACVAFDRTGTTKIGKFVINHSYLRPGFALIIGAVVSAYFISQIVF; the protein is encoded by the coding sequence ATGGATATTATTTTTATACTCCAACTTTTTATCATTTTTTCTATGATAGCTATAGGTGGTAGATATGGTAGCATAGGTCTTGGAGTTTCTGGTGGGCTTGGTATGTGCATTTTAGTTTTAGTTTTTGGTATGCAACCAGCCTCGCTTCCTGTGAATGTTGTTTTTATTATACTTTCTGTGATTACTTGCGTGAGTGTTTTGCAAAGTGCAGGTGGGCTTGATTTATTGGTTAAGATAGCAGAAAGGGCGTTAAAGAAAAAACCTCAAGCTATTGTTTTTATAGGTCCATTAATCACTTCTACTTTTACGATTTTTTGTGGCACTACTTATGTGGCATTTTCTGTTTATCCTGTTATTGCTGAAGTAGCTGCTCAAGCTAAAATTCGTCCCGAAAGACCACTTTCAGTTTCAGTTATAGCAGCAGGTATTGCAGTGGTGGCTTCTCCTATGAGTGCTGCTACTGCTGGAATGGTAGCTATTTTGGCTGCGAGTGGTGTAGGACTTGTTCAAATCTTAGTTGTCATAATGCCAGCATTTTTAATAGGTGTCATGTGTGCATGTTTGAGTGTTTTTAAAAGAGGTAAAGAACTTGAACAAGATGAAGAATTTAAAAGAAAAATAATGGCAGGAGAATATCAGTTTTTAGCTCCAGAAATACAAGAGACAAAACAAAAAATAGATCCAAAAGTTAAAAGAGCTTTAATCATATTTTCTTTAGGCATTTTGACTATCATTTTCTTTGGTACTTTTACGAATTTATTACCTCACTATAAATTAGCTGGTGGTGAAATAGAAAGACTTTCCACCCCGAATTTAATCCAAATGATTATGCTTGCAACTGCCTGTTTCATAATGCTTTTTGCTAGAATTCCTGCAAACAAATTAACCGAAGCATCAGTGTTTAAATCTGGTTTAATAGGTGTTGTAGGAGTTTTTGGTATAGCTTGGATGACAGGAACGTTTTTTGAAGCCTATAAACCTTTATTTAGCGATTCTTTATCGCATGTTGTAAGAGATTATCCTTATTTGTTTGGATTAGCTTTATTTGCTTTTTCTATGGTGATTTTCTCTCCATCAGCAACAGTAGCTGCTTTAATGCCTTTAGGTGTGAGTTTGGGAATTCCTCCTCATATTCTTGTAGTACTTTATCCTTGTGTAAGTGGAGATTTTATAGTACCTGGTGCAAATCAAATTGCTTGTGTAGCTTTTGATAGGACAGGCACTACAAAAATAGGTAAATTTGTGATAAATCACTCTTATTTAAGACCAGGTTTTGCTTTGATTATTGGTGCTGTTGTAAGTGCTTATTTTATATCACAAATTGTTTTTTAA
- a CDS encoding beta-ketoacyl-ACP synthase II → MKRVVITGLGMINALGLDKDSSFKAICEGKSGVDKITLFDASEFPVQIAAEVKNFDPLSVCDAKEVKKVDRFIQLGIKAAKEAMEDAKFDSDINKEEFGVVSAAGIGGLPNIEKNSVICSERGPRKISPFFIPSALVNMLGGIISIEHGLQGPNISCVTACAAGTHAVGEAYKSIALGNADRMLVVGAEAAICSVGIGGFAAMKALSTRNDEPSKASRPFDKERDGFVMGEGAGALVLEEYEVAKKRGAKIYAELVGYGESADANHITSPTLEGPLRAMKKALNMAGNVNIDYINAHGTSTPANDKNETAAIKELFKDKVPLVSSTKGQTGHCLGAAGAIEAVISLMALDQGIIPPTINQTSADEDCDLNYVPNVSVNHDLKVVMSNSFGFGGTNGCVIFKKLD, encoded by the coding sequence TTGAAACGCGTTGTAATAACAGGTTTAGGAATGATTAATGCCCTTGGATTAGATAAGGATAGTTCATTTAAAGCTATTTGTGAAGGTAAAAGTGGCGTTGATAAAATTACTCTTTTTGATGCTTCTGAATTTCCAGTTCAAATTGCTGCTGAAGTAAAAAATTTTGATCCTTTGAGTGTGTGTGATGCCAAAGAGGTTAAAAAAGTAGATCGTTTTATACAGCTTGGCATCAAGGCTGCAAAAGAGGCTATGGAAGATGCTAAATTTGATAGTGATATAAATAAAGAAGAATTTGGAGTAGTTTCAGCTGCTGGAATAGGCGGACTACCAAACATTGAAAAAAATTCTGTTATTTGTTCAGAGCGTGGACCTCGTAAAATTTCTCCCTTTTTTATTCCTTCGGCATTGGTCAATATGCTTGGTGGAATTATTTCCATTGAACATGGATTGCAAGGTCCAAATATATCTTGCGTAACAGCATGTGCTGCAGGGACTCATGCTGTTGGAGAAGCATACAAGAGTATAGCTTTGGGTAATGCAGATAGGATGCTTGTTGTGGGTGCTGAAGCTGCAATTTGTTCTGTAGGAATTGGTGGTTTTGCCGCAATGAAAGCACTTTCTACTAGAAATGATGAACCATCAAAAGCTTCAAGACCGTTTGATAAAGAAAGAGATGGTTTTGTTATGGGCGAAGGTGCTGGAGCTTTAGTTTTAGAAGAATATGAAGTAGCAAAAAAACGTGGTGCAAAAATTTATGCTGAATTAGTTGGATACGGTGAAAGTGCTGATGCTAATCATATAACCTCTCCGACGTTAGAAGGTCCTTTGCGTGCTATGAAGAAAGCTTTAAATATGGCTGGTAATGTAAATATTGATTATATTAATGCACATGGAACTTCAACTCCTGCAAATGACAAAAATGAAACTGCAGCTATTAAAGAATTATTTAAAGACAAAGTTCCACTAGTTAGTTCTACAAAAGGGCAGACTGGACATTGTTTAGGCGCTGCAGGTGCTATTGAAGCAGTAATTTCTTTAATGGCGTTAGACCAAGGTATTATTCCACCAACAATCAATCAAACTAGTGCAGATGAGGATTGTGATTTAAATTATGTTCCAAATGTTTCAGTTAATCACGATTTAAAAGTAGTTATGAGTAATTCTTTTGGATTTGGCGGAACTAATGGTTGCGTAATCTTTAAAAAGTTGGATTAA
- the acpP gene encoding acyl carrier protein, with protein sequence MATFDDVRAVVVEQLSVDEDTVKMESKIIEDLGADSLDVVELVMALEEKFDVEIPDSDAEKLVKIEDVVNYIDNLQK encoded by the coding sequence ATGGCAACTTTTGATGATGTTAGAGCGGTTGTGGTTGAGCAATTAAGTGTCGATGAAGATACAGTAAAAATGGAATCAAAAATTATCGAAGATTTAGGTGCTGATTCTTTAGATGTTGTTGAATTAGTAATGGCTTTAGAAGAAAAATTTGATGTTGAAATTCCAGATAGTGATGCTGAAAAACTTGTAAAAATAGAAGATGTTGTAAATTATATTGATAATCTTCAAAAATAA
- a CDS encoding ankyrin repeat domain-containing protein, protein MFNNEEEQRIQELCTMAFDFARKNDLENLKIMIEAGLSVNLKNHKGDSLLMLSSYHNSYECAQFLLENGARVDDKNDKGQTPLAGVCFKGYLPMCKLLVHYGANIDENNGLGMTPFSFAVMFGHREIVEFLAQNSKKSFLKKLAFFVLKVFKRKKN, encoded by the coding sequence ATGTTTAATAATGAAGAAGAACAAAGAATTCAAGAGCTTTGTACTATGGCTTTTGATTTTGCAAGAAAAAATGACTTAGAAAATTTAAAGATTATGATAGAAGCAGGCTTGAGTGTTAATTTAAAAAATCATAAGGGTGATAGTCTTTTAATGCTTTCAAGTTATCACAATTCTTATGAATGTGCTCAATTTCTTTTAGAAAATGGTGCTAGGGTAGATGATAAAAACGATAAGGGTCAAACTCCATTAGCTGGAGTGTGTTTTAAAGGATATCTTCCTATGTGTAAACTTTTAGTTCATTATGGAGCTAATATTGATGAGAATAACGGTTTAGGTATGACACCATTTAGTTTTGCAGTAATGTTTGGACATAGAGAAATTGTGGAATTTTTAGCACAAAATTCTAAAAAAAGTTTCCTTAAAAAATTAGCTTTTTTTGTGTTAAAAGTTTTTAAAAGAAAGAAAAATTAA
- a CDS encoding Rid family detoxifying hydrolase, with the protein MANYPKAIGPYSVYREANGLLFISGQLPINPKSGNIENEDIKEQTKQSLLNIKAILEENNLHFNNVIKTTCFLANIEDFISFNEVYSEFFAAPYPARSAFAVKDLPKGAKVEIEVVAHKV; encoded by the coding sequence ATGGCAAATTATCCAAAAGCTATTGGTCCATATTCAGTTTATAGAGAAGCAAATGGTTTGCTGTTTATTTCGGGTCAACTTCCTATTAATCCAAAAAGTGGTAATATAGAAAATGAAGACATTAAAGAGCAAACTAAACAATCTTTGCTAAATATAAAAGCGATCTTAGAAGAAAATAATCTTCATTTTAATAATGTGATAAAAACTACATGTTTTTTAGCAAATATCGAAGATTTTATTTCATTTAATGAAGTTTATTCTGAATTTTTTGCAGCTCCGTATCCAGCAAGAAGCGCTTTTGCGGTTAAAGATCTTCCAAAAGGAGCAAAAGTAGAGATAGAGGTTGTTGCTCATAAAGTGTAG
- the argH gene encoding argininosuccinate lyase: MQEKKEKLWGGRFDLPTNKLVEEYTASLLVEPRLAPFDIQGSVVHCTMLANQKIIDKNEADIIIKALGQVKEEIQNNTFIFDTADEDIHMAVEKRMTQIAGSVGGKLHTARSRNDQTTLDSKMHMRATIKVILEQILNLQNEIINQALKNITAIMPGYTHLQTAQPILFSHWIMAYFWMLSRDYSRFVNLYERMEECPLGAAALGGTTFDIDRHFCARELGFTKPTENSIDSVSDRDHMIEFTSVAAMCFTHLSRFCEEIILFSSQDLKFIELSDDFCTGSSIMPQKKNPDVAEKMRGKTGRMYGNVMAMLTIMKGLPLAYNTDMSEDKAQVYDSMDTLVDSLNILTPMIAKMQICAENMYKAAANGFSNATDMADYLVRKNIPFREAHSIVGKAVNYCIKCKKMLEELSIEEFRQFNENIQEDIYEAIALQTCVDARNSYGGTGTKVVLEQIEYAKELLSRNKNKS, from the coding sequence ATGCAAGAAAAAAAAGAAAAATTATGGGGTGGACGTTTCGATTTACCTACAAATAAATTAGTTGAAGAATATACTGCATCTTTATTGGTAGAACCAAGACTTGCCCCATTTGATATACAAGGTAGTGTTGTTCATTGTACCATGCTTGCAAATCAAAAAATCATAGATAAGAATGAAGCAGATATTATCATTAAAGCTTTAGGGCAAGTTAAAGAAGAAATTCAAAACAATACTTTTATTTTTGATACGGCTGATGAAGATATTCATATGGCTGTGGAAAAAAGAATGACACAAATTGCAGGAAGTGTTGGCGGAAAACTTCATACTGCAAGAAGCAGAAATGATCAAACAACGCTTGATTCTAAAATGCATATGAGAGCAACAATCAAAGTAATTTTAGAGCAAATTTTAAATTTACAAAATGAAATTATTAATCAAGCATTAAAAAATATTACAGCTATTATGCCTGGTTATACTCATTTGCAAACTGCTCAACCTATTTTATTTTCTCATTGGATTATGGCTTATTTTTGGATGTTAAGTAGAGATTATTCTCGTTTTGTAAATTTATATGAAAGAATGGAAGAGTGTCCTTTGGGAGCAGCAGCACTTGGTGGAACTACTTTTGATATAGATAGACATTTTTGCGCTAGAGAATTAGGTTTTACTAAACCGACTGAAAATAGCATTGATAGCGTTAGTGATAGAGATCATATGATAGAATTTACTTCTGTGGCAGCAATGTGTTTTACGCATCTTAGCCGTTTTTGTGAGGAGATAATTCTTTTTTCAAGTCAAGATTTAAAGTTTATAGAATTAAGCGATGATTTTTGCACAGGTTCAAGTATTATGCCACAAAAGAAAAATCCAGATGTGGCTGAAAAAATGCGTGGTAAAACAGGTAGAATGTATGGTAATGTTATGGCAATGTTAACTATCATGAAAGGATTGCCACTTGCTTATAATACTGATATGAGTGAAGATAAGGCTCAAGTGTATGATTCTATGGATACTTTAGTAGATAGTTTAAATATTTTAACACCTATGATAGCAAAAATGCAAATTTGTGCTGAAAATATGTACAAAGCAGCTGCAAATGGTTTTTCTAATGCTACTGATATGGCTGATTATTTAGTAAGAAAAAATATACCTTTTAGAGAAGCTCATAGTATAGTAGGTAAAGCTGTGAATTATTGTATTAAGTGTAAAAAAATGCTTGAAGAACTTAGCATAGAAGAATTTCGTCAGTTTAATGAAAATATTCAAGAAGATATTTATGAGGCAATTGCTTTACAAACTTGCGTGGATGCAAGAAATTCTTATGGTGGTACGGGAACTAAAGTAGTCTTAGAACAAATTGAATATGCAAAAGAACTTTTAAGTAGAAATAAAAATAAATCATAA